DNA sequence from the Sulfurimonas sediminis genome:
CTTCATTTGCCTCATCACGAGCATAGCTTCCAAACAGTCCGATTTTAGTGACATTATATTTCTCTTTTAAAAGTTGTTTATTGTTCTTTAAAAAGTCTAAAATGTACTCTTTTGTCATAACGCAACATCCTTTGTGTATTAAGTATATTTTAGCATAATTTATAGCAAAGGTTTATGACTTTTTAGCCATATCTTCCACTTCGCTGACAAACCTGTCGACAAGTTCTTTCTCATCCAAATTGGCAACCACTTCGCCCTTGACCATGACAAGTCCTTTGCCTTTTCCGTAGGCGATGGCGACATCGGCATGTTTTGCTTCGCCTATGGCATTGACAACACAGCCCATGACACTGACGTCAAGTGGGGTTTTTATGTGGGCTGTTCTTTTTTCTATCTCTGCGACTGCGGAGACTAAATCAGCTTCAATGCGTCCGCAGGTCGGACAGGAGATGATGTTGAGTCCCTCTTTTGCCACACCGCTGTCTTTTAAAATGGCACGGCCGACCTTTATCTCCTCTTCGAGTTCTCCGGTAATGGAGACACGCATCGTATCGCCGATGCCCTCAAGTAAAAGTGTGCCCAAACCTATGGCACTTTTGACCGTTGCATGAAAAATTGTTCCCGCTTCTGTGACACCCAAATGAAATGGGTAATGGTTCTTTGGACGTAGCATTCTGTAGGCTTCGACCGTTCTTTGCACATCGCTGGCTTTGAGTGAGATTTTAATGTCACTAAATCCCAAATCTTCCAAAAATTTGATGTTATACTCAGCCGAGGCAACCATCGCTTCGGCAGTCGGACCGTATTTGTCGTCAAACTCTTTTTCTAAGCTTCCTGCATTCACCCCGATGCGAATCGGCAGGTTTCTCTCTTGACAGGCTTTGACTATCTCTTTTATTTTTGTTTTATCGTTAATATTTCCGGGGTTAAAACGGATGCAGTCGACAGATTCTGCTGCTATGAGTGCAAGTTTGTAGTTAAAGTGAATATCTGCAACCAGAGGCAGTGAAATCTGCTCTTTTATTGCTTTGAGTGCAAGGGCATCTTCCATGTCAGGTACAGCCACACGGACAATGTCCGCTCCTGCAAAATGCAAACGGTTAATCTGTTCAACAGTTGCTGCAACATTGTGTGTGTCGGAGTAGGTCATAGACTGCACAGAGATAGGTGCATCACCACCGACGGCTACATCACCGACAAATATTTTTTTGGTTGGGTATCTTTTTATCATGGTTGGATTTTAGCCCTTTTTAGGTAAAAAAGGGCTTAGGAAATTTTTTACTGTCGTCCGTACTGATGACCGTTTCCTGTCGTTGCAGTAGTGTTTTGTGGATACTCCGGATGGTTGTACTCCTCACCAATAACTGCACACCCCTCTGTAACACCCATATTTTTCAGTGCCGAGTCAAATGCCCAGTAGTGTGTGTAGCTGCCGTCTCTTAAAAATTCAAATACGGTAACAACATCGCTTGCATTTGAATCCTCTGCAATGGCGATATCTTCATCAAGATCATTGATATCTGTTACTTCTACCATACATCCGACTTCAAGGGCATCTTGGGGTGACTGTTTCCCTTTTGCTACGAGTGTGTCATACAGATCCTGGATCGCCTGAATGTTATATTGTCCTGCAGGTAAATCATTTATATTTATATCCAAATAGCTTAGATTTGCATCAGGAAGGTTTTGCGCTGCATCTATGTTGCTAAAATCATCCAAAGAGGTAATATATTTTTTGATTAAAAGCTGCATATCTGTTGCATGGACTGTTTCTGAGTTTGTTGCGATATTGTAGAGTGTTTTAATTTCAGTTCCACTTGCAAGGTGGTAGTTGTAGAGTGTCATATACACATCGTAAGCCAAGCGTTCCTCATTTCCCATATATGCCAGGGTATCTTTTGTCTCTTGTGTAAGAGTAGAAGCAGGTGAAAGCAGTGCCTGTGTTACTGCTGATGTTGCCTGTGTTTGCATTGTATCAGTATCTGCAATACCGTTTCCATGTGCCTGCACAGGAAGAGCGTGGTTTGCCATAGAATCTGTGACACTCTCTACATAATCAACTGTTTGTAAAAGGTGTTGTTCGGCAGTCTCCGGATCAAGAAGTGAGATATTCAAATCTGTAGCGATAGCGTCAAGATTATCTGCTGTGAGTTTTTCATGTGCTCTTTGACGAAGCTGCTCTCGTACCTGTGTTTGAATACGAATACCGTCATTTGGATTGTAGTTATCATCACATGATTGTAAAAGCTGTGCAATTGCAAGTACTTGGCTGTTATTGATATCTGTTCTGTTTACACCTGCCAAATCCTGAGGAAAAACCATAGTGTCTTGCGGAAGTATC
Encoded proteins:
- the ispG gene encoding flavodoxin-dependent (E)-4-hydroxy-3-methylbut-2-enyl-diphosphate synthase, with amino-acid sequence MIKRYPTKKIFVGDVAVGGDAPISVQSMTYSDTHNVAATVEQINRLHFAGADIVRVAVPDMEDALALKAIKEQISLPLVADIHFNYKLALIAAESVDCIRFNPGNINDKTKIKEIVKACQERNLPIRIGVNAGSLEKEFDDKYGPTAEAMVASAEYNIKFLEDLGFSDIKISLKASDVQRTVEAYRMLRPKNHYPFHLGVTEAGTIFHATVKSAIGLGTLLLEGIGDTMRVSITGELEEEIKVGRAILKDSGVAKEGLNIISCPTCGRIEADLVSAVAEIEKRTAHIKTPLDVSVMGCVVNAIGEAKHADVAIAYGKGKGLVMVKGEVVANLDEKELVDRFVSEVEDMAKKS
- a CDS encoding DUF2202 domain-containing protein yields the protein MQAKYLKTLLGISTVTAALLLSGCGSTSDSTAPVTSLTTSGQLVDSFVADVNYTCADGTTGVTDANGSFTCSALPVTFSIETLELGTISILPQDTMVFPQDLAGVNRTDINNSQVLAIAQLLQSCDDNYNPNDGIRIQTQVREQLRQRAHEKLTADNLDAIATDLNISLLDPETAEQHLLQTVDYVESVTDSMANHALPVQAHGNGIADTDTMQTQATSAVTQALLSPASTLTQETKDTLAYMGNEERLAYDVYMTLYNYHLASGTEIKTLYNIATNSETVHATDMQLLIKKYITSLDDFSNIDAAQNLPDANLSYLDININDLPAGQYNIQAIQDLYDTLVAKGKQSPQDALEVGCMVEVTDINDLDEDIAIAEDSNASDVVTVFEFLRDGSYTHYWAFDSALKNMGVTEGCAVIGEEYNHPEYPQNTTATTGNGHQYGRQ